One stretch of Cedecea neteri DNA includes these proteins:
- a CDS encoding leucyl aminopeptidase: protein MKCQLVSPDAAFNSAHLILWNTSLSRWPNALQPLLEEMSTYDEPQTTAFGLQGICERLTLLPSADVTQPVVLRQLLSAVETLLPSPVLQPVALDLAGFNLADETTFVRLRTLLIALLNRFYQLPQLGYRQDQPPGDSELWLITEPNNALARRLAEQAEAIAQGMQLSRQLADLPALDCRPQDVALQAEAWAAQHPQTSCEILDEQAIFDHGLGCLHATGKGSVNPPRLVTLCWQGAGEQDPVYALVGKGITFDTGGMWLKEGEGMRTMKYDMCGAAVVFGMMETVKRLNLPINVAAVMALAENMPGSTAMMPGDVVRSHAGASVEIINTDAEGRLVLADALSYAAERFKPAAMVDVATLTGAVVKALGYDISGLMSNNEALSQRLQQAGSLTQDRVWPLPLDESFDGQVKSAIADYTNTPPNNAAIAVSAAQFLSKFCHQRPWAHLDVSGTALSRGKFTQASGRPAHLLTQYFLSLCEGK from the coding sequence ATGAAATGCCAGCTAGTTTCACCCGACGCTGCCTTTAACAGCGCTCATCTCATCTTGTGGAATACTTCCCTGAGCCGCTGGCCGAACGCGCTCCAGCCCCTGCTGGAAGAGATGTCTACCTATGATGAGCCGCAAACAACCGCCTTTGGCTTGCAGGGTATATGCGAGCGCCTGACGCTGCTGCCTTCTGCCGATGTCACCCAGCCAGTCGTGCTTCGCCAGCTGCTTTCTGCCGTTGAAACGCTGCTGCCGTCTCCCGTTTTGCAGCCCGTCGCGCTGGACCTTGCGGGCTTTAACCTGGCGGACGAAACCACGTTTGTGCGGCTGCGCACGCTGCTGATAGCCCTGCTCAACCGCTTCTATCAGCTGCCGCAGCTGGGCTATCGTCAGGACCAGCCGCCGGGCGACAGCGAACTGTGGCTGATAACCGAGCCCAACAACGCCCTGGCGCGCCGCCTGGCTGAACAGGCCGAGGCTATCGCTCAGGGAATGCAGCTTTCTCGCCAGCTGGCGGATTTGCCCGCGCTGGACTGCCGCCCGCAGGATGTGGCGCTGCAAGCAGAAGCCTGGGCCGCCCAGCATCCGCAAACCAGCTGTGAGATCCTCGACGAGCAGGCCATTTTTGACCACGGCCTCGGCTGCCTGCACGCCACGGGAAAAGGCAGCGTCAATCCGCCCCGGCTGGTTACGCTGTGCTGGCAGGGTGCCGGCGAACAAGACCCGGTTTATGCCCTGGTCGGGAAAGGGATTACCTTCGATACCGGCGGGATGTGGCTGAAGGAAGGCGAAGGCATGCGCACGATGAAGTACGACATGTGCGGCGCGGCGGTGGTGTTCGGCATGATGGAGACCGTGAAACGCCTGAACCTGCCCATCAACGTCGCGGCGGTCATGGCGCTGGCGGAAAACATGCCCGGCAGCACCGCGATGATGCCGGGTGACGTTGTGCGCTCTCATGCGGGTGCAAGCGTAGAAATTATTAATACCGATGCCGAAGGCCGCCTGGTCCTCGCGGATGCCCTTAGCTATGCCGCAGAACGCTTTAAGCCTGCCGCCATGGTTGACGTCGCCACGCTGACCGGCGCGGTAGTCAAAGCGCTGGGTTACGACATTTCGGGGCTGATGAGCAACAACGAAGCGTTAAGCCAGCGCCTGCAGCAGGCGGGCAGCCTGACGCAGGATCGCGTCTGGCCTTTGCCGCTGGACGAAAGCTTTGACGGCCAGGTGAAGAGCGCCATTGCCGACTATACCAACACGCCGCCCAACAACGCCGCTATCGCGGTGTCTGCCGCGCAGTTCCTCAGTAAATTCTGCCATCAACGCCCCTGGGCGCATCTCGACGTCAGCGGTACCGCGCTGTCGCGAGGGAAGTTCACCCAGGCCAGCGGCCGACCGGCACATTTGCTGACGCAGTATTTTCTGTCGCTGTGTGAGGGGAAATAG
- the ybiJ gene encoding DUF1471 family protein YbiJ: MKTIKYAVAAIALSTLSFGAFAAQSVNEAQTQNLNKIGVVSATGATTLDGLEAKLAAKAEAAGASSYAITSANTEGQMSGTAVIYK; this comes from the coding sequence ATGAAAACCATCAAATATGCTGTAGCTGCAATTGCTCTTTCAACTCTGTCTTTCGGTGCTTTCGCTGCCCAATCCGTGAACGAAGCACAGACACAGAACCTGAATAAAATTGGTGTTGTTTCCGCAACTGGCGCAACGACCCTGGATGGCCTGGAAGCAAAACTGGCGGCTAAAGCAGAAGCAGCAGGCGCAAGCTCTTACGCGATTACCTCTGCGAACACCGAAGGTCAAATGAGCGGCACCGCGGTTATCTACAAATAA